In Ptychodera flava strain L36383 chromosome 21, AS_Pfla_20210202, whole genome shotgun sequence, a genomic segment contains:
- the LOC139121669 gene encoding uncharacterized protein yields the protein MAAREESPRRDRKGKFVSYKTSRRRQSNCRACTGIPFSSEDRSSESSSENAVNSTDRKSSTATSSKVSCLTEDVKQHRQSLQSWREGRRIVELDILAEGLECCKHCACGPLSLQSCFKETKYGLGSLLYLKCRYCDSTNCVRTGKGHRSPLKCVSGSQIWDVNTKAGTAMLHVGIGETQLNSLLGILNIPGITHRSLKEREREAGSAVSRVARKSCKRALHEEVEATVHKKRKCDSSEVLLCASYDAGWQKRGSGRAYNSLTGHATLIGKESGKVIDYTTRSKKCRICEHAESSKCEVKVHKCCRNWQGSAKAMEPDMAVELVNNVNSNDEKNYIGTIIMDDDTTTIHHLRDKIDSKIEKQSDRNHVRKVLGNNLFELQKSHKLLTNKVIRYLQKCFNYAVSQNEGSSDGLAKALRSIIPHAFGEHDNCGEWCSFAKDPVNYTHKSLPHGKNLTGNDLRTALDSLFNSLVDQSVKLANLGSSQANESINNGIASKAPKSKFYGGSESLVHRVSAAVAQKNIGYKYVVEANKENGLSPGDVTTSLAEKFEKAAANKKSKNQTKEAKHRRQELKEARSGKQHAQETREGRTYESGIDFSTCSSTVPPNISSIPDPPKPPIAERLPDNNYTVVYFDLETTSTGLEAHIVQLSAVCGNEEFNQYVHTKKPISPQAAAITGFSFIGHQLFYKGQPLDTVPIRACLINFIQWLSHVSKHVLLLAHNCRAFDSRLLIHTLAACNMLEMFSSVVDGFTDSLPLFRNLHPGRHSYAQESLVADFVGKSYNAHNAIDDVKALQTLHTQCAIRAEQLLQHSFTVSYIVKSIEITLLKKKNVSSFDPLVQGNVLSKGMAEKISASGLCVDHLKLAYLRDSQNGIYNLFSEKFWNKPRITSNSRIIANVTAYFNSNT from the exons ATGGCGGCTCGTGAGGAAAGTCCACGTCGAGATCGCAAAGGAAAGTTTGTATCGTACAAAACAAGTCGTCGTCGACAGTCTAACTGTAGAGCATGTACTGGCATTCCATTTTCTAGTGAAGACAGAAGTAGCGAATCCAGCAGTGAAAATGCGGTGAATAGTACTGATAGAAAATCGTCCACCGCTACGTCCTCAAAAGTCAGTTGTTTGACTGAAGACGTCAAACAACATCGTCAGAGTCTCCAAAGTTGGAGGGAGGGTCGCCGTATTGTCGAACTTGATATTCTTGCTGAAGGGCTGGAATGTTGTAAGCATTGTGCATGCGGCCCCCTCTCTCTACAGTCGTGTTTCAAAGAAACGAAGTACGGCCTTGGAAGTTTATTGTACTTGAAGTGTAGATACTGTGATAGTACCAACTGTGTGAGAACAGGGAAGGGGCATCGGTCGCCGTTAAAATGTGTGTCTGGCAGTCAAATTTGGGATGTTAATACAAAAGCTGGAACAG ccATGCTACACGTTGGAATTGGGGAAACTCAGCTGAATTCCTTGTTAGGTATCTTAAATATTCCTGGCATAACCCACAGGAGTTTGAAGGAGAGGGAGCGTGAAGCAGGGTCTGCTGTTTCCAGAGTTGCAAGGAAGTCTTGCAAGAGGGCTTTGCATGAAGAGGTTGAAGCTACTGTGCATAAGAAAAG GAAATGTGATTCTTCAGAGGTGCTACTTTGTGCATCATACGATGCTGGTTGGCAGAAAAGAGGTAGTGGAAGAGCGTATAATAGTTTAACAG ggCATGCCACCTTGATAGGGAAGGAATCTGGTAAAGTTATTGACTACACAACACGTTCAAAAAAGTGTAGGATTTGTGAGCATGCAGAATCTTCAAAATGTGAAGTGAAAGTGCACAAATGTTGCAGAAATTGGCAAGGCAGTGCCAAAGCAATGGAGCCTGATATGGCTGTAGAACTGGTGAACAATGTCAACTCAAATGATGAAAAGAACTACATTGGAACAATCATCATGGATGATGACACAACAACTATCCATCATCTGAGAGACAAAATAGATAgcaaaatagaaaaacaaagtGACAGAAATCATGTGCGGAAAGTTCTAGGTAACAACTTGTTTGAACTTCAAAAATCTCACAAACTGCTGACCAACAAAGTCATCAGGTATCTGCAGAAATGTTTTAACTATGCAGTATCACAGAATGAGGGCAGCAGTGATGGTCTTGCTAAAGCACTGAGAAGTATCATACCACATGCCTTTGGTGAACATGACAACTGTGGTGAGTGGTGCAGCTTTGCTAAGGATCCTGTTAACTACACTCACAAAAGCTTACCCCACGGCAAGAACTTGACTGGTAATGACTTGCGTACAGCTTTAGATTCACTGTTCAACTCCCTGGTCGATCAGTCAGTTAAGTTGGCAAACCTTGGCAGCTCCCAGGCCAATGAAAGTATCAACAATGGTATAGCAAGCAAAGCACCAAAGTCCAAATTCTACGGAGGTTCAGAAAGCCTTGTGCATCGTGTTAGCGCTGCTGTAGCTCAAAAAAACATTGGGTACAAGTATGTTGTAGAG GCAAACAAAGAAAATGGACTGTCTCCTGGTGATGTGACAACATCCTTGgcagaaaaatttgaaaaagctGCGGCAaataaaaaatctaaaaatcagACAAAAGAAGCAAAACACAGGCGACAAGAACTCAAAGAAGCTAGGTCTGGTAAACAGCATGCTCAAGAAACGAGAGAAGGAAGGACATATGAGAGTGGTATAGACTTTAGTACATGTAGTTCTACAGTACCTCCCAATATCAGTAGCATTCCTGACCCACCGAAGCCCCCCATTGCAGAGAGACTACCAGACAATAACTACACAGTGGTATATTTTGATTTAGAGACCACATCTACTG GTTTGGAGGCTCATATTGTTCAGCTGTCAGCTGTCTGTGGTAATGAAGAGTTCAATCAGTATGTACACACAAAGAAGCCGATATCACCCCAAGCAGCAGCAATTACAGGATTTTCATTTATTGGTCACCAGTTGTTTTATAAAGGACAGCCATTGGACACAGTGCCAATTCGTGCTtgtttaattaattttattcaGTGGTTGAGTCATGTATCTAAACATGTTTTACTTCTTGCACATAACTGTAGAGCGTTTGATAGTCGTCTGCTTATACATACTTTAGCAGCATGCAACATGTTGGAGATGTTTTCATCTGTTGTAGATGGGTTTACAGATAGTTTGCCtctcttcagaaatttacatcCAGGTAGGCATTCATATGCACAAGAAAGTTTAGTGGCAGACTTTGTTGGAAAATCATACAATGCTCACAATGCAATTGATGATGTGAAAGCATTGCAAACACTACATACACAGTGTGCTATTCGTGCTGAACAATTGTTACAACATAGCTTTACAGTTTCATATATTGTTAAATCAATTGAAATCACTCTgctgaaaaagaaaaatgtatCCTCTTTTGACCCACTTGTTCAAGGCAATGTTTTAAGTAAAGGCATGGCTGAAAAAATATCAGCATCAGGTCTTTGTGTAGATCATTTGAAACTTGCCTACCTCCGAGATAGTCAAAATggtatttataatttattttctgAGAAATTCTGGAACAAACCAAGAATCACATCTAATAGCCGGATAATTGCAAATGTTACTGCTTATTTTAATTCAAACacataa